A genomic segment from Deinococcus sp. YIM 77859 encodes:
- a CDS encoding MFS transporter — protein sequence MPDAASAASSRAVLRLPEFRAMLLATVCSTLAGRAVALTVAYQLYQLTRHPLTLGLLGLVEAIPALSLALLGGVVADRNDRRRILLVTTGVEVACAALFFLYAPHAPRWGAWPLLALVFALGTARGFSEPALPALEAQVVPRELLLRASAWQSSAWQAAAIIGPALGGGLYAATGAGGAYAFAAVLYALALGCLAWVRPKPRPAWTPGEPVWQSVKAGLAFVLQRQVLVGSMALDLFSVLFGGAVALLPVFAADILRVGPQGLGVLVAAPSIGALGVMLYATRRPPGRGAGRTLLLAVAGFGVCMVVFGLSRNFFLSVAALVLAGLFDGISMVIRKATLRLKAPDHMRGRVSAVSSMFIGASNELGALESGLAASWLGTARSVWVGGIVTLLVVAVTAYLAPELRGMDLTDLAEDRFPPEAEPQRLAAEQGGYG from the coding sequence GTGCCCGACGCTGCCTCCGCCGCTTCCAGCCGCGCCGTCCTGAGACTCCCCGAGTTCCGCGCCATGCTCCTGGCCACCGTGTGCAGCACGCTGGCAGGGCGCGCGGTCGCGCTGACGGTCGCCTATCAGCTCTACCAGCTCACCCGACATCCCCTCACCCTGGGCCTATTGGGCCTTGTGGAGGCGATTCCGGCCCTCAGCCTCGCGCTCTTGGGGGGCGTGGTGGCTGACCGCAACGACCGCCGCCGTATCCTGCTGGTCACGACCGGCGTGGAGGTGGCTTGCGCGGCCCTGTTCTTTCTGTACGCGCCGCACGCCCCTCGGTGGGGTGCCTGGCCCCTCTTGGCCCTGGTCTTTGCGTTGGGCACCGCGCGCGGTTTTTCGGAACCGGCGCTGCCTGCCCTTGAGGCGCAGGTCGTCCCGCGCGAGCTGCTGCTGCGCGCCTCGGCCTGGCAGTCGAGCGCGTGGCAGGCGGCGGCGATCATCGGCCCCGCGCTGGGGGGCGGGTTGTACGCGGCGACTGGGGCTGGGGGGGCCTACGCCTTTGCTGCCGTGCTGTATGCCCTGGCCCTGGGTTGCCTCGCCTGGGTCAGGCCCAAGCCGCGTCCCGCCTGGACACCCGGCGAGCCCGTATGGCAGAGCGTGAAGGCAGGCCTGGCCTTTGTGCTGCAGCGGCAGGTTCTCGTGGGCAGCATGGCGCTGGACCTGTTCAGCGTGCTGTTTGGCGGCGCGGTGGCGTTGCTGCCGGTGTTTGCCGCCGATATCCTGCGGGTGGGGCCGCAGGGCCTGGGCGTGCTTGTCGCGGCGCCCAGCATCGGGGCGCTGGGCGTGATGCTGTATGCCACCCGCCGCCCGCCGGGTCGCGGCGCAGGGCGCACCCTGCTCCTGGCGGTGGCGGGCTTCGGGGTATGCATGGTGGTGTTTGGGCTCTCGCGCAACTTCTTCCTCAGCGTGGCGGCCCTTGTGCTGGCCGGGCTTTTTGACGGCATCAGCATGGTGATTCGCAAAGCCACCCTGCGCCTCAAGGCTCCCGACCACATGCGCGGGCGGGTGAGTGCCGTGAGCAGCATGTTCATCGGGGCCAGCAACGAGCTCGGTGCCTTGGAGAGTGGGTTGGCGGCAAGCTGGTTGGGCACGGCCCGCAGTGTGTGGGTGGGCGGCATCGTGACCCTGCTGGTGGTGGCCGTGACGGCGTATCTCGCGCCGGAGCTGCGAGGCATGGACCTGACGGACCTCGCGGAGGACCGCTTTCCCCCAGAGGCCGAGCCCCAGCGGCTGGCGGCAGAGCAGGGCGGATACGGCTAA
- a CDS encoding glycosyltransferase family 2 protein — protein sequence MTLARAYQRALGTFFGYKAATLLVNALTFPRLRPRPLPSARPSVSLLVPARNEAHNLPELLPGLLAQGADEVLVLDDGSTDGTAEVARRLGARVLTGAPLPPGWHGKPWACQQLGQVARGEVLIFTDADVLWHPGALGAVLHELARAGADLLSVYPRQHNVTPGERLLTPLVDAVLLTFLPAPLLRFPHHTAAAANGQVMAFRREAYTRVGGHALVRAELLEDVLFAQRLKARGGRLALALGQSCLGVRMYRSYPASVAGFGKNAGAVHGGSRLVLVLSAAWHLAAYSLPWLLPGRRRGVWALRAAGLLERALVNLLTGRRAPADLAEGLLGPVTPLLALPVYWRALRRRVTWKGRAYRQGEPL from the coding sequence ATGACCCTCGCCCGCGCCTACCAAAGAGCACTGGGCACCTTTTTTGGCTACAAGGCGGCCACGCTGCTGGTCAATGCGCTGACCTTTCCCCGCCTGCGGCCCCGGCCCCTGCCGTCCGCCCGCCCCAGCGTCTCGCTGCTGGTGCCCGCGCGCAATGAGGCGCACAACCTGCCCGAGCTGCTCCCCGGCCTGCTCGCGCAGGGCGCGGACGAGGTGCTGGTGCTTGACGACGGCAGCACCGATGGGACGGCGGAGGTGGCCCGCCGCCTGGGCGCGCGCGTGCTTACCGGCGCGCCGTTGCCGCCCGGTTGGCACGGCAAGCCCTGGGCCTGTCAGCAGCTCGGGCAGGTGGCCCGGGGGGAGGTGCTGATCTTTACAGACGCGGACGTTCTCTGGCACCCCGGAGCACTGGGCGCTGTGCTGCACGAACTCGCGCGCGCAGGCGCGGACCTGCTGAGCGTGTACCCGCGCCAGCACAACGTGACCCCCGGCGAGCGGCTGCTCACGCCGCTGGTCGACGCCGTGCTGCTGACCTTTCTGCCCGCGCCGCTGCTGCGGTTTCCGCACCACACCGCTGCGGCGGCCAACGGGCAGGTCATGGCGTTCCGGCGCGAGGCCTACACGCGGGTGGGGGGACACGCCCTTGTTCGGGCCGAACTCCTCGAGGACGTGCTGTTCGCCCAGCGCCTCAAGGCGCGGGGAGGGCGACTCGCCCTCGCCCTGGGGCAAAGCTGCCTGGGCGTGCGAATGTACCGCAGCTACCCGGCCTCGGTGGCGGGCTTCGGCAAAAACGCGGGGGCCGTGCACGGCGGCTCCCGGCTGGTGCTCGTTCTCTCCGCCGCCTGGCACCTGGCGGCCTACAGCCTGCCGTGGCTGCTGCCCGGGCGCAGGCGTGGCGTGTGGGCCCTGCGTGCAGCGGGCCTGCTGGAACGCGCCCTGGTGAATCTTCTGACGGGTCGCCGCGCGCCCGCCGACCTGGCCGAAGGGCTGCTGGGACCCGTCACGCCGCTGCTGGCGCTTCCGGTGTACTGGCGCGCCCTGCGGCGCCGGGTGACGTGGAAGGGCCGAGCGTACCGGCAGGGAGAACCCCTTTAG
- a CDS encoding 1-acyl-sn-glycerol-3-phosphate acyltransferase — MSAPDPAAALLRATIRRSVRRGLGGVWLRGPLPPAGAVLAPNHHTWWDGYVLGEVAWTMGAEFRVLMTGQQLARFPFLRRVGALGAAELRAAVRAARSGAWVVVFPEGAIFPAGPLHALHPGAGWLARRANVPLIPVALRVVLRGGQFPEAYVRCGRATEPTRLREALARELAVLDTELSASDPHSPLAGYLRVTGGRTSDAERLHLPGRLLARLTGDRP; from the coding sequence GTGAGTGCCCCTGATCCCGCTGCGGCTCTGCTGCGCGCCACCATCCGCCGCAGCGTTCGCCGTGGGCTGGGCGGCGTGTGGCTGCGCGGGCCTTTGCCGCCAGCCGGGGCGGTGCTGGCCCCCAACCACCACACCTGGTGGGACGGCTACGTCCTGGGCGAGGTCGCGTGGACGATGGGCGCCGAGTTCCGGGTGCTGATGACGGGGCAGCAGCTGGCCCGTTTCCCCTTCCTGCGGCGGGTTGGGGCGCTGGGAGCGGCAGAGCTGCGGGCCGCCGTGCGTGCGGCGCGGTCCGGTGCGTGGGTGGTCGTCTTTCCCGAGGGGGCCATCTTCCCTGCCGGGCCACTGCACGCGCTCCACCCCGGGGCAGGCTGGCTCGCGCGGCGGGCGAACGTTCCCCTGATTCCGGTCGCCCTGCGGGTGGTGCTCCGGGGCGGGCAGTTTCCAGAAGCGTATGTGCGCTGTGGACGGGCGACCGAGCCCACCCGGCTGCGGGAAGCTCTGGCGCGGGAGCTCGCGGTGCTGGATACGGAACTCTCGGCCAGCGATCCACACAGCCCCCTCGCCGGGTACCTGCGGGTGACCGGGGGCCGGACCAGCGACGCCGAGCGCCTCCACCTGCCGGGCCGCCTGCTCGCTCGCCTCACGGGGGACCGGCCATGA
- a CDS encoding NAD(P)/FAD-dependent oxidoreductase → MPDFDVAVMGAGHNALVTAAYAARAGLRVGVFERRHLVGGAVSTEELVPGYRFDYGGSAHILIRMTPVVQELELTRYGLHYLDVDPMFHASDGETPWFVWRDAERTARELDALFPGEGEAYRRFLEDWTPFARSVAELFNSAPGPLELGRMVTRGGGGRDWQAQLPRILRPYGDVAREYFREERVRAPLVWMAAQSGPPPSDPLSAPFLLWHPLYHVGGVARPKGGSGGLTRALRRAIEAEGGEVFVNAPVKRILVKGGKAQGIALESGETYTARAVVSGTHVLSTAAALSPEHVPKAAREVRVGNGFGMILRLALSERVRYRRHTEPESRVGLGLLIRNERQLLRGYGEYLAGEPTRDPPLVAMSFSAVDDSLAPPGGEVLWLWAQYFPYELAAGNWETRRDEARENILRAFEHYAPGTREKIVGELVQTPHWLEANLGLYRGNVMHLEMSLDQMFAFRPWLGAGHYRWPGVKGLYLTGASTHPGGGIMGASGRNAARVLLRDLTRRGWR, encoded by the coding sequence ATGCCGGACTTTGACGTTGCAGTGATGGGCGCGGGGCATAACGCGCTGGTGACGGCGGCCTATGCGGCCCGCGCGGGGCTGCGGGTCGGCGTGTTCGAGCGGCGGCACCTTGTGGGCGGGGCGGTCAGCACCGAGGAGCTCGTGCCGGGCTACCGCTTCGACTACGGCGGCAGCGCCCACATCCTGATTCGGATGACACCCGTCGTGCAGGAATTGGAACTCACCCGCTACGGCCTGCACTACCTGGACGTGGACCCCATGTTCCACGCCTCGGACGGGGAGACGCCCTGGTTCGTGTGGCGCGACGCCGAGCGTACCGCGCGGGAACTGGACGCCCTCTTTCCCGGGGAGGGCGAGGCGTACCGCCGGTTTCTGGAGGACTGGACGCCCTTCGCGCGCAGCGTGGCCGAGCTCTTTAACTCGGCCCCCGGTCCGCTGGAGCTGGGCAGGATGGTCACGCGGGGCGGCGGCGGGCGCGACTGGCAGGCGCAACTGCCCCGCATCCTGCGCCCCTATGGGGACGTGGCGCGCGAATACTTTCGCGAGGAGCGGGTGCGGGCCCCTTTGGTCTGGATGGCGGCACAGAGTGGCCCGCCCCCCAGTGACCCCCTCAGCGCGCCCTTTTTGCTGTGGCATCCCCTCTATCACGTGGGCGGCGTCGCTCGGCCCAAGGGGGGCAGCGGGGGGCTCACGCGGGCGCTGCGCCGCGCCATCGAGGCGGAGGGCGGCGAGGTCTTTGTGAACGCGCCCGTGAAACGCATCCTGGTGAAGGGGGGGAAGGCGCAGGGCATCGCGCTGGAGAGCGGCGAGACGTACACCGCCCGTGCGGTTGTGTCCGGCACCCACGTCCTCAGCACGGCGGCAGCCCTTTCGCCCGAGCACGTGCCGAAGGCCGCCCGGGAGGTGCGGGTCGGCAACGGTTTTGGGATGATCCTGCGCCTGGCCCTGAGCGAGCGAGTGCGCTACCGCCGACACACCGAGCCGGAAAGCCGAGTCGGGCTGGGCCTCCTGATTCGCAACGAGCGGCAGCTGCTGCGGGGGTATGGGGAGTACCTGGCGGGTGAACCTACCCGCGATCCGCCCCTGGTCGCCATGAGCTTTTCGGCGGTGGATGACAGCCTCGCTCCTCCCGGCGGAGAGGTGCTGTGGCTGTGGGCCCAGTATTTCCCCTACGAATTGGCTGCGGGGAACTGGGAGACGAGACGGGACGAGGCACGCGAGAACATCCTGCGCGCGTTCGAGCACTACGCGCCCGGCACGCGAGAGAAGATCGTGGGCGAACTGGTGCAAACGCCCCACTGGCTGGAGGCGAACCTGGGCCTGTACCGCGGCAACGTGATGCACCTGGAGATGAGCCTAGACCAGATGTTTGCCTTCCGGCCGTGGCTGGGAGCCGGGCACTACCGCTGGCCGGGCGTCAAGGGCCTCTACCTCACGGGGGCAAGCACCCATCCCGGCGGCGGCATCATGGGCGCGTCGGGCCGGAATGCGGCGCGGGTGCTGCTGCGAGACCTCACGCGGCGGGGGTGGCGGTGA
- a CDS encoding Fur family transcriptional regulator, which yields MTMVRQTRQRQAVIEVLRESREHPDAAWIHSRVRELLPSVSLGTVYRTLDALVRDGVVVTIERAGQATRYDYKRAGEDHHHAVCRSCGAIFDVEAGMLPTLPAAALPPGFQVTDVRLEFMGICPECAAQGEAAG from the coding sequence ATGACGATGGTGCGGCAAACGCGGCAGCGGCAGGCCGTGATCGAGGTGCTTCGCGAGTCGCGCGAGCATCCGGATGCGGCGTGGATTCATAGCCGGGTGCGTGAGCTGCTGCCCAGCGTGAGCCTGGGGACGGTGTACCGCACGCTGGACGCGCTTGTACGTGACGGCGTGGTGGTGACCATCGAGCGGGCCGGTCAGGCCACCCGCTACGACTACAAACGGGCGGGCGAGGATCATCACCACGCGGTCTGCCGGAGCTGCGGGGCCATTTTTGACGTGGAGGCCGGGATGCTGCCCACCCTTCCGGCGGCGGCCCTGCCTCCCGGCTTTCAGGTCACCGACGTGCGCCTAGAATTCATGGGGATCTGCCCAGAGTGCGCGGCGCAGGGGGAGGCGGCAGGCTGA
- a CDS encoding biotin--[acetyl-CoA-carboxylase] ligase: MPARLLPLLTEVPQSGDALGAQLGVGRVTVNTLARRLAEDGVPVVITRGGYALAPGTPAPHLVPVTGTFGRALRYCGTVGSTQDEARAWADDPHRPAPHGAVVVAERQTAGRGRRGRTWNTPHGSLVLSVLLHGPLPLPDLALLPLAAGVALHAACGVGGLKWPNDLLAPDGRKLAGILLEADLRGEEARRAVLGIGVNVSAAPEGAAFLWEFSPGLTRAALLARILAELERWLAAPPADVLAAWRGANVTLGREVRVSTPRGLLSGTALDLDAHGSLLIRTPQGATVTAHAGDVQLVGTLAPSPPPQEDTP; this comes from the coding sequence GTGCCCGCCCGCCTGCTTCCGCTGCTGACCGAGGTCCCCCAGTCCGGAGACGCCCTCGGCGCCCAGCTCGGAGTGGGCCGCGTGACGGTGAATACCCTGGCGCGGCGTCTGGCCGAAGACGGGGTGCCGGTCGTGATCACGCGGGGCGGGTACGCGCTTGCGCCGGGAACGCCCGCTCCGCACCTCGTGCCGGTCACGGGCACCTTTGGGCGGGCGCTGCGCTATTGCGGCACGGTGGGCAGCACCCAGGACGAGGCGCGCGCCTGGGCCGATGACCCGCACCGTCCGGCCCCACACGGCGCGGTGGTGGTTGCGGAACGGCAGACGGCCGGACGCGGACGGCGTGGGCGAACGTGGAACACTCCGCACGGCTCCCTGGTCTTGAGCGTGCTGCTGCACGGGCCGTTGCCTTTGCCTGACCTCGCCCTGCTGCCGCTCGCAGCGGGGGTGGCCCTGCACGCGGCCTGTGGGGTTGGAGGCCTGAAGTGGCCCAACGACCTGCTTGCCCCCGATGGCCGCAAGCTCGCGGGCATCCTGCTGGAGGCGGATCTGCGCGGTGAGGAGGCGCGGCGGGCCGTCCTGGGCATCGGCGTGAACGTGAGCGCCGCGCCGGAGGGAGCCGCTTTCCTGTGGGAGTTCTCGCCTGGCCTCACCCGCGCCGCCCTGCTGGCCCGCATTCTGGCCGAACTCGAACGCTGGCTTGCGGCGCCGCCCGCCGACGTGCTGGCGGCATGGCGGGGGGCGAATGTCACCCTCGGGCGGGAGGTTCGCGTGTCCACCCCGCGCGGCCTCCTGAGCGGCACCGCCCTCGACCTCGATGCGCACGGCAGTCTCCTCATCCGCACGCCGCAGGGCGCGACCGTCACCGCCCACGCGGGTGACGTACAGCTTGTCGGCACGCTTGCCCCTTCGCCCCCCCCACAGGAGGACACCCCATGA
- a CDS encoding biotin transporter BioY translates to MTQVTHPTLARTLAPAPSLARDLALILGGAALVALVAQVEIPLRPVPVTLQTLAVLLVGAALGWKRGAASMTTYLLAGAAGLPVFAGGSAGLAKFAGPTGGYLLSYVVAAALVGWLVQRYALDRRPLGAALAMLAASVVIYAFGLTWLSLVTGLKGQALLTAGLTPFLIGDSLKIGLAALLLPGAWAWVRRR, encoded by the coding sequence ATGACCCAAGTCACGCATCCCACCCTCGCCCGCACCCTCGCTCCTGCCCCCAGCCTCGCCCGTGACCTGGCGCTCATCCTGGGCGGTGCGGCTCTCGTCGCCCTTGTGGCGCAGGTCGAGATTCCCCTCAGGCCGGTGCCCGTCACCCTCCAGACACTCGCCGTGCTGCTGGTCGGTGCGGCCCTGGGCTGGAAGCGCGGCGCGGCAAGCATGACCACCTACCTCCTCGCGGGGGCGGCGGGGCTTCCGGTTTTTGCAGGCGGCAGCGCCGGTCTGGCCAAATTCGCCGGGCCGACGGGCGGTTATCTGCTGAGCTACGTGGTTGCCGCCGCCCTGGTCGGCTGGCTGGTGCAGCGGTACGCGCTGGACCGCCGCCCCCTCGGTGCGGCCCTCGCCATGCTGGCGGCCAGCGTGGTGATCTACGCCTTTGGCCTGACCTGGCTGAGCCTGGTGACCGGCCTGAAGGGGCAGGCACTCCTGACGGCGGGCCTGACGCCCTTCCTGATCGGGGACAGCCTCAAGATCGGCCTGGCGGCGCTGCTGCTGCCCGGGGCGTGGGCTTGGGTGCGCAGGCGGTAA
- a CDS encoding PIN domain-containing protein, with the protein MRYLLDTNTVSDFFKRQPQVVARFQRTSPASLAISTVSVMEVEYGFERKPAAREKFGEVWAALLGDVHVLPYDSRDAVHTARLRAHLAGLGKPMGPFDLQLAGVALARHLTLVTHNTAEFTRVPALPVEDWWQP; encoded by the coding sequence ATGCGTTACCTGCTGGATACCAACACCGTCAGTGACTTCTTCAAACGGCAACCCCAGGTCGTCGCGCGCTTTCAGAGGACTTCGCCCGCGTCGCTGGCCATCAGCACCGTCAGCGTCATGGAAGTCGAGTACGGCTTCGAACGCAAGCCCGCCGCCCGCGAGAAATTCGGTGAGGTCTGGGCGGCGCTGCTCGGTGACGTTCATGTGCTGCCCTATGATTCCCGGGACGCGGTACATACGGCCCGTCTGCGCGCACACCTGGCAGGCCTGGGCAAGCCGATGGGACCATTTGACCTGCAACTCGCCGGTGTCGCCCTCGCCCGCCACCTGACACTCGTCACCCACAACACCGCTGAATTCACACGTGTGCCCGCTTTACCTGTAGAGGACTGGTGGCAACCCTGA
- a CDS encoding type II toxin-antitoxin system Phd/YefM family antitoxin codes for MRTINLYDAKNQFSKLVDAVEGGEIVVIARNGKPAVKLVPLDYGERGEWSGDVQRFMREGGYDPDAFELDRSDVLPAPERDLF; via the coding sequence ATGCGGACGATCAACCTGTATGACGCCAAGAATCAGTTCAGCAAGCTGGTGGACGCTGTTGAAGGTGGTGAGATCGTCGTCATTGCCCGGAACGGGAAACCTGCGGTCAAACTCGTGCCGCTGGACTATGGGGAACGCGGCGAGTGGAGCGGTGATGTACAGCGGTTTATGCGAGAGGGCGGGTATGATCCCGACGCCTTCGAGCTTGACCGCAGCGATGTACTGCCCGCGCCAGAGCGTGACCTGTTCTGA
- the recA gene encoding recombinase RecA: MTKDTSPATPDNSKERLKAIETAMSQIEKQFGKGSIMRLGAESKLDVQAVSTGSLSLDLALGVGGIPRGRITEIYGPESGGKTTLALSVIAQAQKAGGTCAFIDAEHALDPVYARSLGVNTDELLVSQPDNGEQALEIMELLVRSGAIDVVVVDSVAALTPRAEIEGEMGDSLPGLQARLMSQALRKLTAILSKTGTAAIFINQVREKIGVMYGNPETTTGGRALKFYASVRLDVRKIGQPVKLGNDAVGNTVKVKTVKNKVAPPFKEVELTLMYGKGFDQLSDLVTLASEMEIIKKAGSFYSYGDERIGQGKEKAIAYIAERPELEQEIRERVLAAIKEGRATEVPGVATVPAVAE; the protein is encoded by the coding sequence ATGACCAAGGACACTTCTCCCGCCACGCCCGACAACAGCAAGGAACGCCTCAAGGCCATCGAGACGGCCATGAGCCAGATCGAAAAGCAGTTCGGCAAGGGCTCGATTATGCGCCTGGGCGCCGAGAGCAAGCTGGACGTGCAGGCCGTCTCGACCGGCAGCCTGAGCCTCGACCTGGCCCTTGGGGTGGGCGGCATTCCACGCGGGCGCATCACCGAGATCTACGGCCCCGAGTCAGGCGGCAAGACCACGTTGGCCCTCAGCGTGATCGCGCAGGCGCAGAAGGCGGGCGGAACATGCGCCTTTATCGATGCCGAACACGCCCTCGACCCGGTGTATGCCCGCTCTCTGGGCGTGAACACCGACGAACTCCTCGTCTCGCAGCCCGACAACGGTGAGCAGGCGCTGGAGATCATGGAGCTGCTGGTGCGCTCGGGCGCCATCGACGTGGTCGTTGTGGACTCTGTCGCGGCGCTGACCCCTCGCGCCGAGATCGAGGGCGAGATGGGCGACTCCCTCCCCGGCCTCCAAGCCCGCCTGATGTCGCAGGCCCTGCGCAAGCTGACGGCGATCCTCTCCAAGACGGGCACCGCCGCCATCTTCATCAACCAGGTCCGCGAGAAGATCGGCGTGATGTACGGCAACCCCGAGACGACCACCGGCGGGCGGGCGCTGAAGTTCTACGCCTCCGTGCGGCTCGATGTCCGCAAAATCGGCCAGCCCGTCAAGCTGGGCAACGACGCCGTGGGGAATACCGTCAAGGTCAAAACCGTGAAAAACAAGGTCGCGCCGCCCTTTAAAGAGGTCGAACTCACCCTGATGTACGGCAAGGGCTTTGACCAGCTCAGCGACCTGGTCACCCTCGCTTCCGAGATGGAGATCATCAAAAAGGCCGGTTCTTTCTACTCCTACGGGGACGAGCGCATCGGCCAGGGCAAGGAAAAAGCCATCGCCTACATCGCCGAGCGCCCCGAGCTGGAGCAGGAGATCCGCGAACGCGTGCTCGCCGCCATCAAGGAAGGCCGCGCGACCGAGGTGCCGGGCGTGGCGACGGTGCCGGCGGTGGCGGAGTGA
- the thpR gene encoding RNA 2',3'-cyclic phosphodiesterase produces MTSSRKPAVQSPQDLREALATGDRSPRTLRLFYALKVPSDVATALAAAQRNLRGNWRPVRPDQLHITLAYLPAVPPERVDDLKRLGAALTQDVPPLQVRLRGTGYFPNEGSPRVWFVKAEAQGLSELAGGLRAGIHALGLDTDDLPFKAHVTLARKKGPAPRLSPLTFDLGWRAGHAALIRSTLRKTGPIYDTLSTFRFRGDPPPATYPPEETS; encoded by the coding sequence ATGACCAGCAGCAGAAAGCCAGCCGTCCAGTCGCCTCAGGACCTGCGCGAGGCGCTCGCCACCGGTGACCGCTCACCCCGGACCCTTCGCCTCTTCTACGCGCTCAAGGTTCCGAGTGATGTGGCGACGGCCCTGGCGGCTGCTCAGCGCAACCTGCGCGGCAACTGGCGTCCCGTGCGCCCAGATCAGCTTCACATCACCCTCGCCTACCTGCCAGCCGTGCCGCCCGAACGGGTCGACGACCTCAAGCGGCTGGGCGCGGCCCTGACCCAGGACGTGCCGCCCCTACAGGTCCGGCTGCGCGGAACCGGCTACTTTCCAAACGAGGGAAGCCCGCGCGTCTGGTTCGTGAAGGCGGAGGCCCAGGGCCTGAGCGAGCTGGCGGGTGGCCTGCGCGCGGGCATTCACGCCCTGGGCCTGGACACGGATGACCTCCCCTTCAAGGCCCACGTCACCCTCGCGCGCAAAAAAGGCCCCGCGCCCCGTCTCTCTCCCCTCACCTTTGACCTGGGCTGGCGGGCAGGTCACGCTGCCCTGATTCGCAGCACCCTCCGTAAGACCGGCCCCATCTACGACACCCTCAGCACCTTCCGCTTCCGGGGAGATCCTCCACCCGCCACTTACCCTCCAGAGGAGACATCATGA
- a CDS encoding CinA family nicotinamide mononucleotide deamidase-related protein produces the protein MLLAEIISVGTELLLGEIVDSNAAFLARELAARGVTLHRKSVLGDNLERLAEGLRTALGRADLVILGGGLGPTDDDLTREAIAAVLGETPREDPTLLAWLEGLYTARGRVMPEVNRKQAWLIPSAQALPNPIGTAPGWFVRTEGKTIVALPGPPRELQRMWREQVLPRLPQPDHALFAVTLHTQGIGESNVAELLGDRTKSANPSVATYARRTGVDVRVAASAPTASEARALAAPVLETVRHILARWTWGEDGDTLAGAVTQALGRRTLGVIEAGSGGALSLLLADEPGFLDAAVTVDHARLITLGLTPVTLGSVGVVSEAAARELAAGAREHLSAEVGLAVVTATEGEQAGQAFVALSAEGLENAAHVNWPGDPAQIRERAAVAALALAYRTLRLPQLGETVGRA, from the coding sequence ATGCTACTAGCAGAAATTATCAGCGTGGGAACGGAGCTGCTGCTCGGCGAGATCGTCGACAGCAACGCGGCCTTTCTCGCGCGAGAACTCGCGGCGCGCGGCGTCACGCTGCACCGCAAGAGCGTGCTAGGCGACAACCTGGAGCGGCTCGCCGAAGGCCTGCGCACGGCCCTGGGGCGTGCCGACCTGGTGATTCTGGGGGGCGGCCTGGGCCCCACGGACGACGACCTGACGCGCGAGGCGATCGCAGCGGTCCTTGGAGAGACGCCCCGGGAAGACCCCACGCTGCTCGCGTGGCTGGAGGGGCTGTATACGGCCCGGGGCCGCGTTATGCCGGAGGTCAACCGCAAGCAGGCGTGGCTGATTCCCTCGGCCCAGGCGCTGCCCAACCCCATCGGCACCGCGCCGGGCTGGTTCGTGCGCACGGAGGGCAAGACCATCGTGGCCCTCCCCGGCCCGCCGCGTGAGTTGCAGCGGATGTGGCGCGAACAGGTGCTCCCCCGCCTGCCGCAGCCCGACCACGCCCTCTTTGCCGTCACCCTCCACACCCAAGGCATCGGAGAAAGCAACGTCGCGGAGCTGCTGGGCGACCGAACCAAGAGCGCCAATCCCAGCGTGGCCACCTACGCGCGGCGAACGGGCGTGGACGTGCGGGTCGCCGCGAGCGCGCCCACCGCGAGCGAAGCGCGGGCGCTCGCCGCTCCTGTGCTGGAGACGGTGCGGCACATCCTGGCCCGCTGGACCTGGGGTGAAGACGGCGACACGCTCGCGGGAGCCGTGACCCAGGCCCTCGGCCGCCGTACGCTGGGCGTGATCGAGGCGGGGAGTGGCGGCGCTCTCTCGTTGCTGCTCGCCGACGAGCCGGGCTTTCTGGACGCCGCCGTGACGGTCGACCACGCCCGCCTGATCACCCTGGGCCTGACGCCCGTCACGCTGGGCAGCGTCGGCGTGGTCAGCGAGGCGGCCGCGCGGGAACTCGCGGCGGGAGCGCGGGAACATCTGAGTGCAGAGGTGGGCCTGGCCGTCGTGACGGCGACGGAGGGCGAGCAGGCCGGACAGGCTTTTGTGGCGCTGTCCGCCGAGGGGCTAGAGAACGCCGCCCACGTCAACTGGCCTGGTGACCCGGCCCAGATCCGCGAACGTGCCGCCGTAGCCGCCCTCGCCCTGGCGTACCGCACCCTGCGCCTGCCGCAGCTCGGTGAGACCGTGGGGCGCGCATGA